From the Paraflavitalea soli genome, the window TGGTGATGATCGGCGCCGGTCTGGATGCCATGGTCAACAATGATATGGTGCACAACCTTTGCCCGCCGCCTGATGCTAAGCTGTTTCCGCAAGGATTTAAAACACCGTGGATAAAGCCGGGACGTGCCGTATGGAAATACCTCGATGGTGGCGGCGATGGTACGCTGGAAGTGATGAAAAAGTTTACAGATGGTGCAGCCGCTTTGGGCTTTGAACACAATATACTGGAAGGTTTTTGGACAAGGTGGAGTGATGCCGATATACGCGAGCTGGTGAATTATTCCCGTAACAAAGGCGTGAGCATCTGGTTTTGGAAGCATTCTAAAAGCCTGCGTGATCCTTTGGCCAGGGATTCATTTTTCCGCCGCTGTCATGACCTGGGGGTGGCAGGCGCCAAGATCGATTTCTTCGATCATGAGGCCAAAGAGACCATCGACCTGTACCAGGCTATTCTGAAGGAAGCGGCACAGTATAAATTACTGTTGGATTTTCATGGCGCCAACAAGCCTACCGGCCAGCTGCGCACCTGGCCCAATGAACTGACCCTTGAATCGGTGAAAGGCATGGAATCCAGTAAGCTCGAAGACAGGGCCACCCATGAGACCACTATCCCTTTCACCCGTTTACTGGCAGGCCCGGCAGAATACACCGTTGTGATGTTTAATGAGCGACGGAAGAATACAACCTGGGCGCACCAGATCGCCAGTGCGGCTATTCTGAGTGCTCCCTTGCTCACCTATGCGGCCAACCCGGAAAACATCTTATCCAACCCGGCAGCCGACATGATTAAAAGTATCCCTGCCGTCTGGGATGAGACCATCGTATTGCCCGGATCGGCCATTGGTGAGCTGGCAGCTTTTGCTCGCCGCAAGGGTAATACCTGGTTTGTGGCCGTCATGAATGGGGTAGGAGAGCGACCCGTGAAAATACCCCTTGGCTTTTTAGGCAAAGGGACTTACAAAACGCAGGTAGTGGCAGACGATGCCAGTAACCCCGCTGCTGTCATCAAACAACAGGCTACTTATAAAAATACTGATACGATCAGCTTAACATTGCAAAGTGGTGGTGGCTATATCGCCCGGTTTGAGCAGTGAGTAGAGCAGGCTACAAGGGGATAGTCATTACAGAAATATTGAAATTTTATTACAGCTATATGAATAGGAACTTTTCTTTCAGACAATGTTTACTCGCAGGCGCCGGCCTGTTGTTAGCACAGGCAGTAACCGCACAAAATACTCCCCAGCAGGATCGTTGGGCTATCCAGCCGGATGGCAGTATCCTATGGACCGTCAATGGCCGGCTGCCCCACCAGGATCATATTGAAATGAGTGGAGAGAAGGTTTCTTATTGGGTGCAATATGGCGTGGACAACAATGGTAAGTTGTCGTTGAACCGCACCATGGTATTTCCCACTTTCCGCTTATTGCCGCAGCGTACCATCGCCAGCATGACCTATAATGTAACCGATTACGACCTGCCGCGTTTTCTCATCAATGATAAATTATTCAAAGCAGGGGTGTACAATGCCGCCGTGGCCGAAGACATGCCCGAGCAGGTGACCAGCATACGCCACAAGGGCATTATGGAAGTGCAGAGCCTGATCGGCAAGAACAAAGACCTCTTGCTTAAAAGGACCTTATTCCCTTCGGTAGATAAACCGATTGCCCTGGAGAAATGGGTGTTTGTCAATACAGCCAAACAGCCCGTGAAAATTGAAATGGAGTACCTGCAGCGTTTCGTAAAGCCTGCGGCCGAGCGTACCACCCCGGCACAGCACAGCTTTGTGGTATCTACCATCGGTGAGGGATTGAAAACAGTAGCGCCTGGCGACTCCGTGGTGTTTGGCCTCAGTTACCAGGCTGTACGGGCAGCAGCACAGCCAGCTGTCGCCAACCTGTTGGCCGAAGAGCAGGGGAGGAGACAAAGAGTTGCCGGCATTTTATCCTTACTCCAACTGGAAACACCCGATGAAATGTTGAACACCGCTTTTGCCTTTGCTAAAATACGCGCTACCGAAAGTATCTACCTGACCAAAGGCGGTTACCTGCATGGTCCCGGCGGCTTGCGCTATTATGCCGCTATCTGGGCCAATGACCAGGCGGAATACATCAATCCGTTCTTTGCTTTCCTGGGCGATGAAGTAGGTAACAAGTCCGCTATGAATGCCTACCGGTGGTTTGCCCATTATATGAACCCGGACTATAAACCCATCCCCAGTTCTATTATAGCAGAAGGCGATGGCGTATGGCATGGAGCAAAGGATCGCGGCGATATGGCGATGATCGCTTATGGCGCCGGCCGTTATGCACTGGCCAATGGCAATGCCGATTCAGCCCGTGTATTATGGCCCCTCATCGAATGGTGCCTGGAGTATTGCCGCCTGCAGCTCAATGAGCAGGGCGTGGTAAGGTCCAACAGCGATGAACTGGAAGGCCGTTTCCCCGCTGGCAAGGCCAACCTCAACACCAGCATTTTGTATTATGATGCCTTGCGCTCTGCCGCCATGTTAGGTAAACAATTGTCCATGCCCAAAGCACAGCTGGCAAAGTATGAGCAGGAAGCCAAAGCCATGCGCACCAATATTGATAAGTATTTTGGCGCTACCGTGGAAGGATTCAATACCTATCGTTATTATGAAGGCAATGATACCCTGCGTGCCTGGATCTGTTCACCCCTCATCGTTGATATATTCGATCGCAAGGAAGGTACAGTAGCAGCTTTGTTTTCTCCACGCCTGTGGACAGAAGACGGATTGGCCTCACTGGCAGGCAATAAAACTTTCTGGGATCGCTCTACCCTCTATGCACTGCGTGGCGTATTTGCTGCCGGCGAGACGCAGAAAGCATTTGACTACCTGCAATACTATTCCCGCCGCCGCTTGCTGGGCGAGCATGTGCCCTATGCGGTAGAAGCTTATCCCGAAGGCAATCAACGCCACCTGTCTGCAGAAAGTGGTCTTTACTGCCGCATCTACACCGAAGGCATGTTTGGCATGCGTCCCACTGGTCTAAACAGTTTTGATTGCACACCACACCTGCCCGCCGCCTGGAATAAGATGGCCCTGCGTGGCGTGCGTGCATTTGGTGCTTTGTTTGATATCGAGGTATTGCGTGCTGCCGGTGGTAAGCTGGATATCCTCATCACCAAAGATGGACAGACTAAGAAATATACCGTGAAGGAAGGCGCTAGCCAGCGTATCACCATCTGATGTAGTTGTCACCCTGAGCTTGTCGAAACCCTCTAAAGGGTGGGTCGCCCTCTTAGGGCGGCTCACCCTGACCTAAAGGAGCCAGTCGAAACTGTCTAAGAAGCTTGTCGAAGGGTATTTATTCCCCTTTAGAGCTTGTCCCGCAACAAGCGGGAGGCAATCCTCTATGTAGTGTTGATCTAAAGAAGTCTGACATTCGTTACTCTATTCAATCACATAGGCTGCAGATCATTTAGTCTGCAGCCTTCGGGTTTTGCA encodes:
- a CDS encoding glycoside hydrolase family 97 protein, which encodes MLKKLLLLTLFSGLLLTTTAMAADIITVTSPDGQVRFHLFLEERQLYCQASFRGQPVLENTPVVVSLDGQVITKDITTGQIKTSIINERYPWLGVHAMAVNHCKVAVIPVRHAAVSYTLEVRVFNNGVAFRTLIPGNKDERRVPDEATVFNIPGGSTLWYHDMNMHYESVHVKKEIGDVEAGEWVAPPATIQLPWGGYAAITEADLRNYGGMSLQANGKNGLVIRLPQHQPTSYPYRLRYSAADTARLMQPAVITGAITTPWRVVMIGAGLDAMVNNDMVHNLCPPPDAKLFPQGFKTPWIKPGRAVWKYLDGGGDGTLEVMKKFTDGAAALGFEHNILEGFWTRWSDADIRELVNYSRNKGVSIWFWKHSKSLRDPLARDSFFRRCHDLGVAGAKIDFFDHEAKETIDLYQAILKEAAQYKLLLDFHGANKPTGQLRTWPNELTLESVKGMESSKLEDRATHETTIPFTRLLAGPAEYTVVMFNERRKNTTWAHQIASAAILSAPLLTYAANPENILSNPAADMIKSIPAVWDETIVLPGSAIGELAAFARRKGNTWFVAVMNGVGERPVKIPLGFLGKGTYKTQVVADDASNPAAVIKQQATYKNTDTISLTLQSGGGYIARFEQ
- a CDS encoding glucosidase family protein; the protein is MNRNFSFRQCLLAGAGLLLAQAVTAQNTPQQDRWAIQPDGSILWTVNGRLPHQDHIEMSGEKVSYWVQYGVDNNGKLSLNRTMVFPTFRLLPQRTIASMTYNVTDYDLPRFLINDKLFKAGVYNAAVAEDMPEQVTSIRHKGIMEVQSLIGKNKDLLLKRTLFPSVDKPIALEKWVFVNTAKQPVKIEMEYLQRFVKPAAERTTPAQHSFVVSTIGEGLKTVAPGDSVVFGLSYQAVRAAAQPAVANLLAEEQGRRQRVAGILSLLQLETPDEMLNTAFAFAKIRATESIYLTKGGYLHGPGGLRYYAAIWANDQAEYINPFFAFLGDEVGNKSAMNAYRWFAHYMNPDYKPIPSSIIAEGDGVWHGAKDRGDMAMIAYGAGRYALANGNADSARVLWPLIEWCLEYCRLQLNEQGVVRSNSDELEGRFPAGKANLNTSILYYDALRSAAMLGKQLSMPKAQLAKYEQEAKAMRTNIDKYFGATVEGFNTYRYYEGNDTLRAWICSPLIVDIFDRKEGTVAALFSPRLWTEDGLASLAGNKTFWDRSTLYALRGVFAAGETQKAFDYLQYYSRRRLLGEHVPYAVEAYPEGNQRHLSAESGLYCRIYTEGMFGMRPTGLNSFDCTPHLPAAWNKMALRGVRAFGALFDIEVLRAAGGKLDILITKDGQTKKYTVKEGASQRITI